The following coding sequences are from one Musa acuminata AAA Group cultivar baxijiao chromosome BXJ2-4, Cavendish_Baxijiao_AAA, whole genome shotgun sequence window:
- the LOC135609407 gene encoding transcription termination factor MTERF4, chloroplastic-like, protein MTLMNRSPYVSLLSKALAFVPCCRPADAALFLATHSYSAASGAPESSLMAEYLVSSCGFDPDQAAKASKLLGRVESRHQPDSVLGFFKSYGFDNTQVKKVISANPRWLLLDVEKTLAPKFRALQDLGFSCSDITHLVRSNNHVISHKSQTILSKIQLWQGLLGSNDLLMKICKRNRWFLGYSIEKTIQPNIEILRDCGITDQKLSMILRQYPVLITQNAETLKALISRVEGLGVPRTSGMFLLILSVLQSISEKNFKAHLEFFKGFGWSEDDFLAAFRKAPTFVRISLKSLQRKMEFLVNEAGCAPSHLALRPDILLCSLEKRLMPRHQIVTGLKSRGVCISNLSMSTYAKYPEKKFVEKFVNRYKEYPELIELYNGVPKNRTAFDRGNAYA, encoded by the coding sequence atgacaTTGATGAATAGGTCGCCCTACGTCTCTCTCTTGTCCAAAGCCCTTGCATTCGTCCCTTGCTGTCGTCCGGCCGATGCTGCCCTTTTTCTCGCAACCCATTCTTATTCCGCCGCCTCCGGTGCTCCAGAGAGCAGCCTTATGGCTGAATACCTGGTCAGCTCCTGTGGCTTCGATCCTGATCAGGCGGCCAAAGCCTCGAAGCTCCTTGGTCGCGTCGAATCCCGCCACCAGCCTGACTCCGTCCTTGGCTTTTTTAAAAGCTACGGTTTTGACAACACCCAGGTGAAAAAGGTCATATCTGCAAACCCCCGGTGGCTTCTCCTCGACGTGGAGAAGACCCTGGCCCCAAAGTTCCGAGCTTTGCAGGATCTGGGCTTCTCCTGCTCCGACATCACCCACCTCGTCAGATCGAATAACCACGTCATCAGCCACAAATCCCAGACCATCTTGTCCAAGATCCAATTATGGCAAGGCCTCCTCGGGTCCAACGACTTACTGATGAAGATATGCAAGAGAAACAGGTGGTTTCTCGGGTATAGCATCGAGAAGACGATCCAGCCTAACATTGAAATTCTAAGGGATTGCGGGATCACGGATCAGAAGCTCTCAATGATCCTAAGGCAATATCCCGTCCTCATAACCCAGAATGCTGAAACCCTGAAGGCGTTAATCAGTCGTGTCGAGGGTTTGGGAGTACCTCGCACCTCGGGGATGTTCCTCCTGATCCTGAGTGTGCTCCAGAGCATCTCCGAGAAGAACTTCAAGGCTCACTTGGAGTTCTTCAAGGGCTTCGGGTGGTCCGAGGATGATTTCCTTGCTGCATTCAGAAAGGCTCCTACGTTTGTGCGAATTTCTTTAAAGAGTTTGCAGAGGAAGatggagttcttggtaaatgaaGCCGGATGTGCTCCATCTCATCTTGCTCTTCGGCCAGATATTTTGTTGTGCAGTTTGGAGAAAAGGTTGATGCCAAGGCATCAGATTGTGACAGGCCTGAAGTCTAGGGGAGTTTGCATCAGTAACCTTAGTATGTCTACATACGCGAAATATCCAGAGAAGAAATTTGTGGAGAAGTTCGTCAACCGCTACAAGGAGTATCCAGAACTCATTGAGTTGTATAATGGAGTCCCCAAAAATAGAACTGCATTTGATCGTGGAAATGCATATGCATAG